One window of Epinephelus fuscoguttatus linkage group LG9, E.fuscoguttatus.final_Chr_v1 genomic DNA carries:
- the LOC125894860 gene encoding G protein-regulated inducer of neurite outgrowth 1, with translation MGSLKDEMRGLREDHKPCEKTDDGERPGGSDGSAEPEGPQINTSQESTTQGDYQPKHHTNASYVEEGDENAKSKDQALSGGGCVKDSTQTDAISLTQQPEDDETTAATHNDATISNELLSGGDGDGEIQEEMSQDKTTEKDADIENIYVPVPATPGPSDPRTPAPAGQQHMHTQVSLEVVQCHSAATSPMTPPEGGHSFFFPSSFGKSGAVGADTKDAELQVGQQVEFCSVATSPMTPKTPSTTAFPVLIGRETVQKEEKVKKSEEHGESGQQESSPATQSLEESEKAGTLKFATSKEPSEGLSSNASPESSTSCPAAGLIVSQVTLEDSNQLSKQQRMGSMDQDITILVTHYSNNDEEEEEKAESSLFTIEREMVKIDEYEEPGEKDNDVKKEDGKENVFTEPAAPDVQDTSSTNLPQNETVESSVSACDEPKTDVKSANSEEKENEGARELRDVTKPPVPESPAPFGCHNIRTQVSLEVVQCQSAATSPMTPPEGDHAFYFPSSLGRCEGVGTETKDAELQVGQQVEFRSVATAPMTPRTPTVTTFPDIKNDASIEEKIVEEEEEEQEQEQEEEEDTKEQVVEDKEKEKETEEKKVEAAEEDTKEAVNCKEKCEEPVQEVNWDEKGMTWEVYGAVVEVAVLGSAIQKHLEKQVKKQKQPSMPPPPPLNPSAMPLSSESIQGGSGSGSGSGKGRAGKRGDRDGEVSRRRRNPFRQLMENMQQPHCCSKAHTAE, from the coding sequence ATGGGAAGTCTGAAAGACGAGATGAGAGGTCTCAGAGAGGACCACAAGCCTTGTGAGAAGACGGATGATGGAGAGCGTCCAGGCGGCTCAGATGGCAGCGCTGAGCCCGAGGGACCTCAGATAAACACGAGTCAAGAGTCAACAACACAAGGGGACTATCAGCCAAAACATCACACGAATGCCAGCTACGTTGAAGAGGGAGACGAGAATGCAAAATCTAAAGATCAAGCACTTTCAGGAGGCGGTTGTGTAAAAGACTCTACGCAGACTGATGCCATTTCTCTGACACAACAGCCTGAAGATGATGAAACAACAGCAGCCACACACAACGATGCGACAATCTCTAATGAGCTCCTGAGTGGTGGAGATGGAGATGGTGAAATTCAGGAGGAGATGTCTCAGGATAAAACCACAGAAAAAGACGCAGACATTGAAAATATATATGTGCCTGTGCCAGCAACCCCAGGCCCCTCAGACCCACGAACCCCAGCTCCTGCCGGCCagcaacacatgcacacacaggtcagcCTGGAGGTGGTCCAGTGTCACTCGGCGGCCACCAGCCCCATGACGCCCCCTGAGGGCGGCCATTCCTTCTTCTTCCCGAGCTCTTTTGGGAAGTCTGGAGCTGTGGGCGCTGACACTAAAGATGCTGAGCTACAGGTGGGTCAGCAGGTGGAGTTCTGCTCTGTGGCCACATCCCCCATGACCCCAAAGACGCCCTCGACCACAGCTTTCCCAGTGCTCATCGGGAGGGAGACGGTGCAGAAGGAGGAGAAAGTGAAAAAGAGTGAGGAGCATGGGGAGAGTGGCCAACAGGAGAGTTCCCCCGCAACACAAAGTCTGGAAGAGTCAGAGAAAGCTGGAACTTTGAAATTTGCCACATCAAAGGAGCCAAGCGAGGGCCTCAGCTCGAATGCATCTCCAGAGAGCTCCACCAGCTGCCCTGCTGCCGGGTTAATAGTTTCTCAAGTAACTCTGGAGGATAGTAATCAGCTGAGTAAGCAGCAGAGGATGGGCAGTATGGATCAAGACATTACAATCCTGGTGACCCACTATAGCAACaatgatgaggaagaggaagagaaggcTGAGTCATCTCTTTTTACCATCGAGCGAGAGATGGTCAAAATAGATGAATATGAGGAACCCGGAGAGAAAGACAATGATGTAAAGAAGGAGGATGGAAAGGAAAATGTCTTCACAGAACCTGCTGCCCCTGATGTACAGGACACCTCAAGCACAAACCTGCCACAAAATGAAACCGTAGAATCCTCTGTGTCCGCATGTGACGAACCAAAAACAGACGTTAAGTCTGCAAATtcagaagagaaagaaaatgaaggTGCACGTGAGTTGAGAGACGTGACAAAGCCTCCTGTCCCTGAATCTCCAGCTCCCTTCGGCTGCCACAACATCCGCACCCAGGTGAGCCTGGAGGTGGTGCAGTGTCAGTCTGCGGCTACCAGCCCCATGACCCCTCCTGAGGGGGACCACGCCTTCTACTTCCCCAGCTCTTTAGGGAGATGTGAAGGTGTAGGCACAGAGACTAAAGATGCTGAGCTGCAGGTGGGTCAACAGGTGGAGTTTCGCTCTGTCGCCACAGCACCTATGACCCCAAGAACGCCCACCGTCACGACTTTTCCTGACATCAAGAACGATGCAAGCATAGAGGAGAAGatagtggaggaggaggaggaggagcaggagcaggagcaggaggaggaagaggatacAAAGGAGCAGGTGGTGGAGgacaaagagaaggagaaagaaacCGAAGAGAAAAAGGTGGAAGCAGCTGAAGAGGACACAAAGGAGGCAGTAAATTGCAAGGAGAAATGTGAGGAGCCGGTGCAGGAGGTCAACTGGGATGAAAAGGGAATGACGTGGGAGGTGTATGGGGCAGTGGTGGAGGTAGCTGTGCTGGGCTCAGCCATCCAGAAACACCTGGAGAAACAGGTGAAGAAGCAGAAGCAGCCCTCCATGCCTCCACCTCCGCCGCTCAACCCCTCAGCCATGCCCCTCTCGTCAGAGTCCATCCAGGGGGGTTCGGGCTCTGGTTCAGGTTCGGGTAAGGGCCGGGCGGGAAAGAGGGGAGACCGGGATGGGGAGGTGAGCCGACGCAGAAGAAACCCCTTCCGTCAGCTGATGGAGAACATGCAGCAGCCACATTGTTGCTCCAAAGCTCACACCGCAGAGTGA